The Penaeus chinensis breed Huanghai No. 1 chromosome 34, ASM1920278v2, whole genome shotgun sequence DNA window TTGTTATTGGCGTAGGATACCACTTCGTTTGCGTTCCATGATGCAGGGCCATGGACAAGCTTAGCGTTGCTTTCCATGCGTCCCTTTGAAAGCACGATGTTCTGGTTATACTCTAGGGCCATTTCAGGGTACTGTGATGGGGACGCGTCAAAGACAATAATGTACTTGGAAAGGTCCTCTGTGAGTTCCTTCTTAAGAAGGGCAGAATGGTGAACTGTCTGTTTGGCCTCTTTCATAATTCTGTACTCTGCATCCACCTTGGATGAAAGGAAGTTCTCACCATAACCAAACTCACTCTTGATTAATGTGTCAATGATTGGTGTTTTCAGATCAACGTTCATGGCAACAGAGTTACTTTCGCCCTCAAACGATGCTGTAAAAGAAAGTAGTCAGGTTTCAACATCCATTAAATAATATCACATAGACTGATTTCACTTTGTTTCATCAAACCTTATTCATACATTATTAGATCATATTTTCTCTGATTTAAACGTAAACCTTACCATGTACAGTGATGGGAGATGCAGTTAGCTCTGAGATAGTAACATCTGCAACGTATTTAGCAGCTTCTGTGTTGGCCTGGAAGTTCCCTTGTATATTCAATACTTGACCAGCAGGGGAAGTGAGAATGAAGGATGGTACAATTGTCTTGACTGTTTCTCCGCTTGTGCGTAGACCAGTCTCCAGCATGTATTGTTGGTTGCCATCAACAACGAGTTCCAGCTttgtgttcttgttattcttctgCCAGAGATATTCGCCCCTTCCTTGAACTGATTTAAATGGCGTGTGAAGGTCAAAGTCGATTGCTTTAGCAGCCTTAGTAATAGTAAGCAAGACTTTACGATCTGTTTGGGATCCTGGGGtatcaaacaagaaaacaaattgaTCATCCTCATGAGTGTAGCGCAGGACATATCCATTCTGAGTGTTTGTCTTCTTGAAATGAACACTTGTTGCAAAAGGTCCTGTGAAGGGGAAGCTTGGGCCATATTCCGAGCTTAGAGCATAGCTGTATTCACCACACAAGGCAATGCCAGTGACTCCACTAGTGCAGGTCTCTTCTTGGATGAGGTTTGCAACATCTTTTCGGATCTCTTGATCATCTTCCAGGTAGAAGAACTCGGTCTTAACATTGATAACTTCCATCTTGTCCTTAGGTGTGTTGAAGGCAACGTCGACTAGTTTACCGCCATTGATCTGAAGCTTGCCATCAAGGAAAGTGGAGGTGTGAAGGTTGGAAGACATCTTCAATCCAGTGCGAGACACGTGGGCATCGACAAGCATAACGCCATCAATTTGAACTGCGGCAGAAGGATGGAGGTGGCCTTCGATGTTTATATTCTTAAGACTACGAGCCTTGAAGTTTCCATTCATCTTGAGTCCAAGGGTAGCTGTTCCCTTTGCAGTGAGAGTCACAGGTAAACCAGTTACGGTCGGAATGGTGTGGTGAGTGTCGATTAGCTGGTAAGATTTTGTGTAATCAACATCTCCCTGACGTGCCAGATCCATCAAGAATTCCAGTGGGTTAGAAGCACCGGATGTTTCAATGAGGTTTTCAAGTCCAAAGAAGTGGTGGTAATGAAGCTCATTGCCAAAGACTCGGAGATAGTAGGATCCCTCTGGTTCATCAGTCATCTGGTCAAGGAAGCCTTCCAGGGTGGTGGCATCAGCGTCATTATTCTGTCGCATATTCCTCAGAATGGTTTCAATGGTTTCCTCAGGATAATATCCTCTAGGACCAAAGAAGCGTTCAATGTAAGCTTCAAAGCCTTCAATTCTGCCACCAACCTCAAAGAAGTTGATAGACTGTCCAAACAGGTCGAGGGTGAGGTTAAGCATTGCAGAACGTGGCAGGTAGGACTTGCTGGAGAAGATAACATTGCTTTCAACTGTAGCGCCAGTGTTGATTTCATTCATGAAGAAAGAGGATTCATAGTTGCGGGAAAACTTGAGGGCTTCCGTACTGAACTTTTTCTGGAGAAGTTCCTCGCCAATCATTTGACGAACCCACTGTTTTTCTGGAGCAGCCGATTCCTGCATGTTGCTCATATGAGTCCAGATGAAGGAGCCCACCTGGTTGACACCTTCTGAAATGAGACGGTCCTTGATGGTGTTGATGAGCTCTGGAGTGGGACAGGTCATGAGAGCAAGGTAGGCAGCAATGCGAACCTCTGTGTCCTGAATTTCATCTTGGAAAGCAGCCAAAAGGTGAGATCGGTCATATTCACACGGGGTGTGCCTCCATGCCTCTATAGCAGCCACTCGCACTTCCATGTCATTATCTTCAGTGTAGCACCGTCTTAAGACTGAGTTGGCATTCACCCATCGACCAGCATTGCCAAGTGCCTTGAGAGCAACGAGTACCCtgactttctcttcttcattcactGTGCGACAGCCAGATCCAAGTTGTGTTTCAATTCGACGAATAACTTGCTGTACACTGGAATCGGCACCACAGTCTTCATTGATTTTGCAGAAGGCATTGATGAGAGCAGAAGTTCCCAACATTGCTTTTTGGCTTGGGTTGTTCTCGAGTAAAGGCTGTAAAAATGTTAGATAATATGTAGGTAAGATGGTAGAAAATACTTTCAACAAATTATACCTTCCAAAATTGTGAATGAATATCATGAGTATgtatcaacaacattaataataataatatatatacatatatacatataatatatatcactgtTTATAGGTTATGTCTATACTAACAGCAAGAGCAATAAACATTTCTGCTGTTGGATTCTTGAAGAAAGCCAGTGAAGTGAAGAAGACATCAGCCTCAGACTCCGTCATATCCCCATTGACGAACATGTCTCTGACCACACCAAAAGAAGCAGCTGTTCCCACCAGTGGCATTGCATCAACCAGGAACTTCCGTGTGTGAGTTTCTTTAGCATTGTTATAAACAGTGTTGAGCTGAGGGTAATTCATTTCCTTGAGTGATGACACAAGTTTGGCAAATAGTGAAGGAACCTCTGGAAGGATTTCACCGTTGGAAGCAATCTCCAGATTGCTCAAGATCTCCTCAACTGCTTCAAGCTGGGCTTCTGGGGTGAGTGTGTTCTCGAATGCTAGTGTATTGCGCTTGAAGTCAAAGTCTGCAATGAGAACCATAGTAGAGAGTTACAAGAATTGACTTGTTCTATGCCATGTTTTATGCAAGTTGATGGCAATGCTGACCTGTAAAACCTGGCACGCAAAGATATACACACCTGTGATAGGCGTAAGTCGTTCCTGAGACATAAGAATCATGGTGGTCTTGGCAGTTGTAACAGCTCCTCCCTTTTCGCTGGAGAAGGGACGGAACACGTGGGTCTCCTCACATTCTGCCGTCTTGAGAAGGCCTTCCTCTACCCTTTGGTGACACTTGCTTGAGCTTCTAAAGATTGGGAGGCTCTGGACTGGAGAGTCACTGATATATCCAGTAGAGGGAATGAAGGTCGGGTCAGGTCGCTGAGCACACGTGGCTAAATCCTTGACCTTATCAATGGTGACAACACTGCCTTCGACTGTAGCATTGTAGTGAGTCATGCAAACACCAGAGATGTCTGTCTCCTTAATGTCCTAGAAGGAAAGCAATAGAATGAGGAAAAGATTGGTCACACAATCAATAATTCAACTTTGATGCAAAGCAGTGGAATCATACTGCAAGGAATCAACTTTCATGGAATGTACCTCGACACCCTGATGGGCCATGGAGGCCTGGAAGGTAGAAAGGACACCTCTCTTGAAGTTCAGCACCCAAGCCGGCTCAGATGCTTCACTGCAGATGCTCTCCACGCGGCCATCTTGGAAGGAGAAGCGCAAGGGAGACTTGGTAACAGCAGCAGCGAACTCTGGTCCGTGAGACGAGCCATCAAGATTGACGTCGGTCAACTGCAGTAGAAACCAGATAGGATTAACAATTTTCAGTGGCCCTCCACAGAAAACAGTATTCGAATACTGGTTGCTCATTTCACAGATGAAGTCACAGAATGCTAACGTACCTTGAGGATGTACTCGCAGGGGGCAGAGACATCGATATGGACGTTGGCGGTGATGTGCAAGTGGGCGTCATCCTCGAAGGTTTCCAGGAGGGCGGTAGAGGTCGTCACCGAGTATTCGTAAACATAACTTTTGCCTGAGGAGATATATGTGACATTGTTCAAACTAAGCGTGGAATCCTATGATTTATCCTTAGACAACTTAGTGGTAGAAATAACTGCTAACGTCTAATCGATTTATAAGAAAGTTAATACTCTTCCATATATTAAATATTGAAAATCTGATCGTGTTACACTACTTACCGTTTTCATATGCATAATTCTCCGCTTCATTGCAGTGCAGTGCGCAGGTAGATCTTTGGCCCGTTGGtcctgaagaagaagaatgacattgGGTGTTATGTTTCTCTAGAAAGCATCATTAGAACACCGTCATGAGTTTTGAATGACCTCGATCGACAGACAAATATCAACCTCACCTTAATTAGATCATGGGAAGTGCTTGTAactatactttttttatttttccatataaATTCTTCATACAATCCTATTCTCATTAAAGAAAGTTCATAATAATACTACATTTTTATCTAGGAACGGAACAAAGCAGCTACAtgttgagacaaaaaaaaaaaaaaaaaaaaaaaaaaatagcaatgccCATCATAGTCCTTCCTGAAAACATGTTGTCTCTGGATACATGGCAAGGAAATCCTATAATTGATATTCGATGCGTATTAATGAAAACCTCTAATTAATTTTCAGTGTATGTTAATGAGAACTTATCCTTTGATGCGTGTTACGTAACCATGATATGTAACCGTGACATATGGAAGCCAAGATATCTTTATAGATTTTTCTCACTGTCTTNNNNNNNNNNNNNNNNNNNNNNNNNNNNNNNNNNNNNNNNNNNNNNNNNNNNNNNNNNNNNNNNNNNNNNNNNNNNNNNNNNNNNNNNNNNNNNNNNNNNGATATatcttgatacatacatatatcaagagCAGTGCGTACTGCGTAAAGCCTTTTTGCACTTAACATTTAATGCCGTGTCATCTGTCGTGTCCAATCTCTTGTAGCAAACAGCGATTACATCCACGCATGCGCACTTAATTCTTTGTCACGCGCGAAACGTTTGCCCTTTAAACGTGTACAACTCAATGACGTTTTTCTTGGAGTgagatgaatgaagagagagggaaggagggaggaagggggagtggatgaaagacagagagagagagagagtgagagagagagagaaagagaaagagaaagggagggagtgagagaaagagagatagaggggaatcagagagagagcgagagagagagagagagatagatagagagaagagagagagagagagagagaagaggagagagaagagagagagagagagagagagagagagagagagagatgaaaggagtggaggaaagaaagagagagagaggggaatcagagagagagcgagagagagagatagatagatagatagatagatagatagagagagagagagagagaaagggagggagtgagagaaagagagaaagagagagagagacagaggcagagacaaagacagcgagaaagacaaagattaaaaaaagtttGTAATGACAGAAAGT harbors:
- the LOC125043643 gene encoding apolipophorins-like is translated as MAHQGVEDIKETDISGVCMTHYNATVEGSVVTIDKVKDLATCAQRPDPTFIPSTGYISDSPVQSLPIFRSSSKCHQRVEEGLLKTAECEETHVFRPFSSEKGGAVTTAKTTMILMSQERLTPITDFDFKRNTLAFENTLTPEAQLEAVEEILSNLEIASNGEILPEVPSLFAKLVSSLKEMNYPQLNTVYNNAKETHTRKFLVDAMPLVGTAASFGVVRDMFVNGDMTESEADVFFTSLAFFKNPTAEMFIALAPLLENNPSQKAMLGTSALINAFCKINEDCGADSSVQQVIRRIETQLGSGCRTVNEEEKVRVLVALKALGNAGRWVNANSVLRRCYTEDNDMEVRVAAIEAWRHTPCEYDRSHLLAAFQDEIQDTEVRIAAYLALMTCPTPELINTIKDRLISEGVNQVGSFIWTHMSNMQESAAPEKQWVRQMIGEELLQKKFSTEALKFSRNYESSFFMNEINTGATVESNVIFSSKSYLPRSAMLNLTLDLFGQSINFFEVGGRIEGFEAYIERFFGPRGYYPEETIETILRNMRQNNDADATTLEGFLDQMTDEPEGSYYLRVFGNELHYHHFFGLENLIETSGASNPLEFLMDLARQGDVDYTKSYQLIDTHHTIPTVTGLPVTLTAKGTATLGLKMNGNFKARSLKNINIEGHLHPSAAVQIDGVMLVDAHVSRTGLKMSSNLHTSTFLDGKLQINGGKLVDVAFNTPKDKMEVINVKTEFFYLEDDQEIRKDVANLIQEETCTSGVTGIALCGEYSYALSSEYGPSFPFTGPFATSVHFKKTNTQNGYVLRYTHEDDQFVFLFDTPGSQTDRKVLLTITKAAKAIDFDLHTPFKSVQGRGEYLWQKNNKNTKLELVVDGNQQYMLETGLRTSGETVKTIVPSFILTSPAGQVLNIQGNFQANTEAAKYVADVTISELTASPITVHASFEGESNSVAMNVDLKTPIIDTLIKSEFGYGENFLSSKVDAEYRIMKEAKQTVHHSALLKKELTEDLSKYIIVFDASPSQYPEMALEYNQNIVLSKGRMESNAKLVHGPASWNANEVVSYANNNGHRDLNIHSTLICPHYQIDISGSYV